The following are encoded in a window of Halalkalicoccus jeotgali B3 genomic DNA:
- a CDS encoding FxLYD domain-containing protein, protein MTAGIATTVGVAVTGATTWVLMGEDGNNEKGSESTPKSDHNTTGNDIDEDGEAPEASKEDVQNQSEQSKAANPEPDPQGPETNESAINESAATEEPTSDDVAISGTELTTETNAATVTGTATNEADEPLTLDLEVQFLQEGEQLGRPALGGTTGLAPGDEWDFSITARGSGAGEATDYEIATYVRTQG, encoded by the coding sequence ATGACCGCTGGAATAGCGACGACAGTTGGCGTGGCCGTAACGGGTGCAACGACATGGGTACTCATGGGCGAGGACGGCAACAATGAGAAGGGATCTGAGTCCACTCCTAAGAGCGATCACAATACGACGGGGAATGATATCGACGAGGACGGGGAGGCACCGGAGGCCAGCAAGGAGGACGTGCAGAATCAAAGCGAACAGTCGAAGGCAGCGAACCCAGAACCGGACCCGCAGGGACCGGAGACAAACGAATCAGCGATCAACGAGAGTGCGGCGACCGAAGAACCAACGAGCGACGACGTGGCGATCTCGGGAACGGAGCTTACAACGGAAACGAACGCAGCGACAGTGACCGGAACAGCGACGAATGAGGCCGACGAGCCGCTCACGCTAGACCTTGAGGTTCAGTTCCTCCAGGAGGGCGAGCAACTCGGGAGGCCCGCACTTGGTGGGACGACAGGATTAGCGCCGGGCGACGAATGGGATTTCTCGATTACGGCGAGGGGGAGCGGGGCTGGCGAGGCCACGGATTACGAGATCGCGACGTATGTCCGAACTCAGGGCTGA
- a CDS encoding twin-arginine translocation signal domain-containing protein, which translates to MTDLSTLSRRGFLRGTAGLAVAGSLAGCYYSTSGSDSGNVSSGGVGSGFAYEQPDVSREDATHVVRSPDQFDAALDEATHENPSIVWIPADAAINYSGRSRVVTNAVIASSRSVNHPGGLIYSNTMGGTSEAYRGGPVDGVLELGANSRMTGVRYRGPTSATWEHPLYPGYIPFGSGPAPDREEYRSQRHSRGISITSGNVRIDNCEIFGWSTQAISVNCPRSWGRERDQSHPRIQNSSIHDCGLSGYGYGLEVNTGHPVCERSYFNGCRHMVAGEGYPDCGYTLSGCFFGPAGSLFPIDMHNLAENIGGTTNPDDYEYRYRSGGLMRVLNCTVAFSHVIDIASTESGSLSAGGNPFAGEQTSAISIGGLPAQGVQVAGCRFVHDSPDSAFSQGLLPRHAETNQFGLARWESKNNQFGLTANFPVGQP; encoded by the coding sequence ATGACCGATTTATCTACCCTTTCGAGACGTGGCTTTCTTCGCGGTACCGCCGGGCTCGCCGTCGCCGGCTCACTCGCCGGGTGTTACTACTCGACGAGTGGATCAGACAGCGGAAACGTTAGCTCCGGTGGCGTCGGGTCGGGCTTCGCCTACGAGCAACCGGACGTCTCCCGCGAAGACGCCACTCATGTCGTACGCTCACCCGACCAATTCGATGCTGCTCTCGACGAGGCCACCCACGAGAACCCCTCGATCGTGTGGATCCCCGCAGACGCTGCTATCAACTACTCTGGCCGGTCTCGGGTCGTCACTAATGCCGTGATAGCATCCAGTCGATCAGTCAACCATCCCGGCGGCCTCATCTACAGTAACACGATGGGCGGGACCTCAGAAGCCTACCGTGGCGGTCCCGTCGACGGCGTCCTCGAGCTCGGCGCGAACAGTCGCATGACTGGCGTACGCTATCGCGGTCCCACAAGCGCGACATGGGAGCACCCACTCTATCCGGGCTACATCCCGTTCGGGAGCGGACCGGCCCCGGATCGTGAGGAGTATCGCTCACAACGCCACTCTCGCGGGATCAGTATCACCTCGGGGAACGTTCGGATCGACAACTGCGAGATCTTCGGCTGGAGCACGCAAGCGATCTCAGTCAACTGCCCCCGCAGCTGGGGTCGAGAGCGGGACCAATCCCATCCTCGAATCCAGAACTCTTCAATCCATGACTGTGGTCTCAGTGGCTACGGCTACGGACTTGAAGTCAACACAGGCCATCCCGTTTGTGAACGGAGTTACTTCAACGGCTGCCGACATATGGTCGCTGGCGAGGGGTATCCGGATTGTGGATATACCCTCTCAGGCTGCTTTTTCGGGCCCGCAGGCTCGCTCTTTCCCATCGATATGCACAATCTCGCCGAGAATATCGGCGGGACAACTAACCCCGACGACTACGAGTATCGCTACCGCTCAGGCGGTCTCATGCGGGTACTCAACTGCACGGTCGCGTTCTCCCATGTAATCGACATCGCCAGTACGGAAAGTGGCTCGCTGTCAGCGGGAGGGAATCCGTTCGCCGGAGAGCAGACCTCCGCGATCTCAATCGGCGGGCTGCCGGCTCAAGGCGTGCAAGTCGCCGGCTGTCGATTCGTCCATGATTCGCCGGACAGTGCGTTCTCGCAGGGACTCCTCCCACGCCACGCCGAGACTAATCAGTTCGGACTCGCCCGCTGGGAGAGCAAGAACAATCAGTTCGGACTTACCGCGAACTTCCCTGTCGGTCAGCCCTGA